A section of the Dromaius novaehollandiae isolate bDroNov1 chromosome 6, bDroNov1.hap1, whole genome shotgun sequence genome encodes:
- the CHST15 gene encoding carbohydrate sulfotransferase 15 codes for MAVLGLLIQWFNSINMRYCINCCIHLLPNDLHRQCFRCRGPNHSNQKCPLCKGQNKVASYRDSKQMKLLAVLEVRTDHSESWNGLFCLKKGKLCSLIFGLIIMTLVMASYVLTGAKHGLLLIPSPFHYGAFTSNPSLMDNESLSDMKDHYQPSKINVSYVKDYPSIKLIIDTITSKIEFITRQRPDLEELRKQEPHMFSVIPNKFLSNSKNPCWYEEYRGNTTTDPYTTNSYALYSKRFRTIFDYLRKVFWNHLYHYKDKHYRLRCLPHFYIIGQPKCGTTDLYDRLRLHPDVRFSAIKEPHWWTRKRFGIIRLRDGFHDRYPVEDYLDLFDLAAHQIQGVLQSEAAKEISKMNSIIIGEASASTMWDNNAWIFFYDNSTNGEPPFLIQDFIHAFQPNAKLIIMLRDPVERLYSDYLYFASANKSAEDFHEKVAESLQLFENCMLDYSLRACVYNNTLNNAMPVRLQVGLYVVYLLDWLTVFDKDQILVLRLEDHASNVKYTMHMVFQFLDLGPLSEKQEALITKSPASNTRRPEDRSLGPMLPTTKAILRDFYRPFNTKLAQVLFDDAFLWKRT; via the exons atggctGTGCTTGGCTTATTAATACAGTGGTTTAACAGTATTAATATGAGGTATTGCATTAATTGTTGCATACATTTATTACCAAATGACTTGCACAGACAGTGTTTCAGATGTCGTGGACCTAATCACAGCAACCAGAAGTGTCCTCTTTGCAAAGGACAAAACAAGGTCGCTTCGTACCGGGACAGCAAGCAGATGAAGTTGCTTGCAGTCTTGGAAGTAAGGACTGATCACAGTGAAAGCTGGAATGGACTTTTCTGCTTGAAGAAGGGGAAACTATGCAGCTTGATATTTGGGCTGATTATAATGACTCTAGTGATGGCATCCTACGTACTGACTGGAGCCAAGCACGGGCTGCTGTTAATACCGTCGCCGTTCCATTATGGAGCTTTTACTAGCAATCCAAGCTTAATGGACAATGAAAGCCTCAGTGATATGAAAGACCATTACCAGCCTTCTAAAATTAATGTTTCATACGTAAAGGATTATCCAAGCATTAAATTAATTATTGACACCATTACTTCAAAGATAGAGTTTATAACGAGACAGCGCCCTGATTTAGAAGAGCTGAGGAAACAGGAGCCCCAT ATGTTTTCAGTAATTCCTAATAAATTCCTTTCAAATAGCAAGAATCCGTGTTGGTATGAAGAGTACAGAGGAAACACAACCACAGATCCTTACACAACAAACTCGTATGCACTGTATTCAAAGCGTTTTCGCACCATCTTTGATTACCTCAGGAAGGTATTTTGGAACCACTTGTATCACTATAAGGACAAACACTATCGGCTGCGCTGCCTTCCCCATTTCTACATTATCGGCCAGCCCAAGTGTGGAACAACAGACCTTTATGACCGGCTCAGGTTGCACCCTGACGTTCGGTTCTCAGCCATCAAGGAACCGCACTGGTGGACGAGAAAGCGCTTTG GAATCATTCGTCTGAGGGACGGATTTCATGATCGCTACCCGGTGGAAGATTACCTTGATCTATTTGACTTAGCAGCACATCAGATTCAGGGTGTACTGCAGAGTGAAGCAGCAAAAGAAATCAGCAAGATGAACAGCATCATTATTG GGGAGGCCAGTGCCTCGACAATGTGGGACAACAATGCTTGGATTTTCTTTTATGACAACAGTACAAATGGAGAACCTCCATTCTTAATCCAGGATTTTATCCATGCCTTCCAACCAAATGCCAAACTTATCATCATGCTGAGAGATCCTGTTGAAAG ATTGTACTCTGATTATCTGTACTTTGCAAGTGCTAATAAATCTGCAGAAGATTTTCATGAAAAAGTGGCAGAATCACTGCAGCTGTTTGAAAATTGCATGCTGGATTACTCATTGAGAGCCTGTGTCTACAACAACACTCTTAATAATGCCATGCCT GTAAGGTTGCAGGTTGGTCTTTATGTTGTGTATCTTTTGGACTGGCTGACTGTTTTTGACAAAGATCAGATATTAGTTCTTCGCTTGGAGGATCATGCATCGAATGTGAAATACACCATGCACATGGTGTTCCAGTTTCTGGATCTAG GACCTCTAAGTGAGAAACAAGAAGCTCTGATTACAAAGAGCCCTGCATCAAACACTCGGCGACCTGAAGACCGAAGTCTGGGACCTATGCTACCAACAACGAAGGCAATTTTAAGAGATTTCTATAGGCCTTTTAATACAAAACTGGCACAAGTTCTTTTTGATGATGCTTTTTTATGGAAGAGGACATAA